A segment of the Lycium barbarum isolate Lr01 chromosome 7, ASM1917538v2, whole genome shotgun sequence genome:
GCGTACAGAACCAGGTGGCGGATTTCCTAGCTAAGGAAGCAACTAGGTAGAAATTCTATAATCGTCTTATTTGTTTTGTAGTTCCacctttgtttgttttgttgacTTCTGAAGCAgacaaattaggaactactttTGGTAGGGTAACTTCGGATAGTTTGTGTTAATATTTCCAGAGCTAAATCCGACACAACCAATTTGGTATCCCTTTGGATAATTATATGTATAGCGGACTACAAAACCTACAAGATAGCCACTATGGTATCTTTTCTAGAGCTTCGACAAGCACTTTTGATGCATAATATGTCTATATAATAATAGATAtcttttcaaccaaaaaaaaaaagagagagagagaagagtttGCCGTCCTAGAATCTTTCGAATTCTAGATTCGCCTCTGTTAAAACTTAActcttagtggtcgtttggtaggtaGCTAAAATTATTCCGAGATTATAATCCCGtgactaatttatcccatatcTTGAGACTATTTTATCTCATCTAGGAGAtgagataaaataatcccaggataagtgggatatctcagcttataccatgggatgcattttatactttgtttggtacaaggtataaatttatcccagaataaatttataccttctaccaaatatggtacaaaaaattagtgctgggatatcccagcttataccatgcaccaaacgaccccttaaaagGCAAACAACTTGCTTATTTCATGATTAGTAAAGCTTAAGTTTCTACTCATCACACAtaacatagagcccgtttggattagctgaaaaaaatggcttttaagcataagtgcttaaaacactttttaagtgttgaaagttattttataaataagcagttacgtgtttggataaaagtactTATAGgatttttagaagtaagggtaaTATTAGAATtactagaaaatataaaggataaaagggtaaagttgttggtcaaaccaaaatagtttttaagcccaaaaaaaaaaaaagttgaggttgagcaacttcttagttttggcttattttaagcaccttttaacttaatttaagctgttttctatttttgtcaaacacccaaataagttaaaaatggcttatgagttggtttgaccaacttataagtcaatccaaacgggttcATAGTTATATATCCTATTTAATTAACTTAAATATAGTGATATTACaattaatttttacataattaatGCTATTAACTTATCATAACAAGTCATTTACTTTATTTTCAATATTATGAAATTACACTTATCATAAAGAGTTACTTCTTGTTGTTGTAAGTCATGTACTTTAACCTGATGGTGTAAAAATGTTATATATTGTTCGTCTACATAAGTTGAACTTTATATATTTAGTTCTTCGTTTCATAGTTTCATGCCTTTACTTTGTAATTGATCTTATATTGGATTTCTTGCAGGAGAATTCTAATTAATCAGGCCTGAGATTGAAGGCTGTGCTTTCTCGTGGCATTTATATTAACTGCGATGGTATACAAAATTCGGTTGATGCAATAAAGCCGCCAACTTTTGCTGTAGTGAAGTTGACATtggcaagaacaaaagaaaaaattagTTGTATATGTTGacgtttaaaagaaaaaaataaataagatgTAACGCATTTCTACGTCATTCATACTATTTTACGTTTCAGTTATTTGTTCTTCTCCTTAGATGTGGtcatatagtcttcttgtattaaTTGTTTCATTTAGCCACTTGTAGAGGTAGATTTAGTATGAATGGGGTGGGTGTGGGAACATGCTAAAACTCATTTAATTTATAATGGTTAATCTTTTGGTTGTTTTCTTCCATCTTAACTACTACTCTGATGTAATCCCTCCACTTCAATTTATACGGGGAAGTTCGATTAAATACAGAGttttaaaaaaaggaaatgctatTATTTGGATGCGAAATCTTCAAATTCTATTTCATaatttgcacgatttcccttcATTGGGGCGGTCTCTAATTTTTGTCCTGAAactggtggtctttaatttttgctttcTGCTTTTGCAAATTTGCAAAATCTGTCTTAAGGCCCAAATTCTGTCTTGCATGGGCAGATGTGCAAAAAGGCAGAATTTGTAaaggcaaagggcaaaaattaaagaccaccaatttgaggggcaaaatttaaagaccaccaatttaaaaGGCAAAAAGTGAAAGACCACcgcaaatgaagggcaatccgcgcaaaaaaaaaaaagatactgtAGTTTGTATATTGAATTCGAGTTTCTTATTCTTATTGCATCATGGTTATTTAGATGATACTTGTTGCCGGAGGGTCGTGTTAAACCTGAGCTCAAATTCTCCGTGCTAAGCCCGGGTCCAaacttaaaatataaaaataatgcgAAAGTTTAATTTAATGTAAATGCAGGTTAATCAtattttgtttataaattttcataattattaaagtttttTCGTCATATAATTGGAGGGCGCAagtcaaatattttttaaaaatatatttatgaGGAAATAAATATGGTAAGAAAATTAGCAAATACCAGAAGGGTGCAAGTGATTCAATATTCTATAAACTAACATGATAAAGTATGATAATTACAACTCATTGAAGATCATAAAATGGAAATTATTTTcgtatttttatgaatttgtaagcatacgattttctttttatttatagATAGAAATAGATTTCTTTcaatatttattaattttcactcATTATTTTATGTGTCAAGGCTTTATGCTAGTCAAACGTGTTTTTTAACATTAGTTTTAGACGAAATTCAAGTTATTATGAGATGTAAATCAACTACAAttaaaaaaatcacaatttctttTAGAACTATTATCAAACTACACATTTTTCCTCCCTATAAGTAAGTAATTAATAGAGTTTATCAGGCACTATAATTTACATAATAACCTCCTTCTACAAAATTACTTTCACttagcaaaataaaaaaaatctgataatattatattaaatattcggttaaaccgaaaaatcgaaaaTCCGAAACCGAACACCGAATTTGCTATTTAAAAAATCGGAACCGAATCGAAACACCGaaacaccgaaaaccgaaaaaacGAATTCATTCGGTTcagttcggtttttcggttttcggtatttatgcccacccctaataAGAAGCTttcaagaatcatgaacttctaacttttggaagtaagaaggttatggaaacatatatagaatcataacataggaatcatgccttttgaacaaaatcataagatgagatcaacatcaacaaatataATCAAAATCTTGAAACCATctcagtaatctcataatgacattaaaaacataactttggaatctccagaaatgagattatcataatcgtcatcatggtccttatagaaaacattcgtctttagcatcataaggattttgagaatcatgaactgctAGTATTTCCGGAAATAAGGTATTATGGAAGTCGTGTATGTGttcataggaaaagaatcatgcctttaaaaaagAGAGGAATAGCCTTAGCATACctgaaagataatttctcgacttccaacttacttcctgtcttgcaattcacttaagatcatttgtagcctcgtaatctacatataagaccattcatactactgttaggctcatcgtcatacgctcgtcttaaaccctgtaatttaaatccatttagaatctgccgaaattcgggcagcatctcctctgtttatatgcctagcgcGAAATCATAATAttaacaaccaatcaacaacaacaataccaacatcatcacactattatccataccaatatatttcctaaaacttcccacatgatgttttccaaatttctcaactaaccaacttgctatacgattatttaacgactttacctccgtaaataagccttaaataataccaaaagagaaagattcatacctttttttttgtcaaaacgataatatcttcaagattccaccttgaatccaagctaaATCCAACGCAAAATAATACCGTGATCACAACTACGCACTATCTgagccttgattagctaaaatcactcaattctctcaacttttTAGGACCAAAATACCCCTATATGTGCTGAGCTTCCAATCTGATTTTTGATGAAAATAAAagggttttgacccttttataggtgggtaaagtcgggggggggggggggggggtgtcactgtagcaagtcggtactgtagcagttactgtagcacacgtttctgctttgtcagcctatcttgtaacgtccataattctctactccgatgtcgtatcgacgagaggtttgttgcgttggaaactagactagacgaacttcattttaggcctttgaaaaacattaaaactcctaatatactaggagatacacccctccaaagttgtctaaaaatctgcccaaaatcctgccaaacttttttcaaattttcgtcaaacttattttcttcgatttgtttggtcccgaaatcttccgaaactctccatacatgatatttatcactaataatacttgataatggtcatatcctttggttccaaggttgtccttcccggttacgacttacaagattaTAATTCATCCTTGACttaaaaaatatacttaataatgcttcggtcctcacactccaaagttgttttacctagtcatagctcgacatacttacattcaaatttaaccagttcttctccgaggtacggggtgtaacacagaAAGTGCGGGCTGTAACATATTATGTGGGGCCCTTAACTTTTGAAAAAAATTGTTGATGGTTGCCTAGTGTCCTCCACCTTTGTTGCCTTTTAGGGTATAATTGCCACAAACTTTCCAAAATTTCTCAATATACATTTAGATACTATGTAAATAAAGGCCAAAATAGGGGCAAAAATGAAAGTTTTGAGgctgtgaggactacaaaactcATGGATCCTCACTTCTATATAGTTATAATTTTTGAATTGTTGATCTTTTCCCATGATCAACCTTCACGGAATTTAAAGAATCCTTTACTTTATTGACGTTGTTTCGACTTACTTTAGATGAAATATAAAAGAGCGATCACCACGAATCAGAATTAGTAATAGATTTGGAATATTTTGCGattaaatgaaaaaaatatatatatatatattcaaaattACTTAAATCCgaggatatatatatacaaatgatCAAATCCTTCACGTTTGTTTTTACTTGCAGTATCTAAATTTAAAGATGCTAATATCACAcaaaaagtttaaaaaataaaaaataaaaaaaacaaaacaaaactacTACCAAATATGAGTGCATTGTCATTCTTAGAAAGCAAGAGAAATTTGCCATAGTGAATTTATTCATTCACTGGATATAAACATCCACCACTTGTATAGAACAAATCCATAAACAATCGTGAAGATAGCCACTCTAACTGGGTAGAACCTAAACCTACAAAGTAAATATCTTAAATTAGCACGTGTCAAAGCCACAACTAAAACAATCTAACACACGGCACAATGAGTAaataattttttgttttgttaatttagtACTCCTCAGATATTAGAATACTAAGTCTCTTGCATGAGTAAAAATTCATCAATATCTAATGTTTAAACAAAAGTATACTAATGTATTACGACGAAGCCATAAATTAAGGTAAGAAAGAGTGTGACTGTAGAGAGCTACTGACAATGCAATCTCAAATTTAACTTCAAGTCCTTTTAACTTCAGGACAATTCAATCAAAAGCAGTTGAAATTCCATGATAGTTCTAAAGTTTGAACTCTACCATCTAAAACTTAATTTAGGACAGTACTCCTAAAGTTCAAATCCACAGTCCAAAACGACGTCTcttaaaattcaatttttttattttttatccagTTCAGTCTCCAGAATGTTCCTTCTTATGCGACTAGTATTCTGTCCACTATAATGATATCAATTTAAACATGGTGCACTCTTTCATTTTCAAATTATGCGATTCAAACAATATAAAATTTGAATTGAAAAAACTGTCAAGACACTAAAGAATTCCTGAAGTTTGATCAAGGTACTTTTCATAGTAGAAGGCCAAAGCACAATATATATGATTTGCTTGCAAGTACAATATtcttttccctttatttgtaaagaAAAGAGTTTTAAGTTATGCGCACTAATAATAATGTAACATATTCTACACAATCCGAAAATTAAGATCGACATATAACAATAAATAACTCTTCTATAGTAAGTCTGATATAATAATCTGTTATATTCGATAGTGTGAAAAATTATTTACATCATCAACGTGCATAACTTAAATGCAAAACAAGGATATACTAGAAGATATGTTTGGAAGGAAAAAGATGAAGAGAGAAATGATCACCTTGTTGATGTGTCAGATTCAAAGGTCAAATTATCCACCTTGAGAGGGTTGCACCATTGGGAGACACTCTGATCAAAGGATTCCCAATCAGGTGAAAGCACACCCATGATCCCTAGAATACCAATAAAGTAAGTGACCACCATTTTCTGTAAAGATTGAGTGTACAAACCTATAAACACTATAACTATAGCCAAACAGGCCACTGATAATTGGAAATTCTTATCAACGTTGTTCATCAATATTGTTACAAAGTATACACTTCACAAAATTAAGCTGCTATTGACCTAATTaggtgaagaagaaaaaaaggaagCAGAAGAAGCTAGAAGGGGTAGTCTTACATACAACACTGAGGGATAAAACAGATTTTATTTCTGAGTTAGTTGGAACTGCATTTAATTATTGTGATAAGAGAAGGACCACTTAATCAATATAGGGGCTGGCCTcctgaaaaagaaaaataagacatgGGGTTGACCGTTGacctcattttttatttttatttaaattaaaTGCACTTGTTTAGTAATACAGCCAAACCTTTCTATGATTGCGTGTCGTTTATTCCAATATTTTTTGGCTGCTATAGCACAATGTTGTTACTGAGGTGATCAGATGATTCACGTGGCTGAATCGTAATAGTTTTTGGTTTGTTTGCAAGTCAAGCCATATATAGTTGGATCAAGATTCAAGTGTATGAATGACCAAATCATGATTCATACTTGATCAAGAGTGTGAGCTATCTATGTAAGGTCCAACAACGTCTATGGAGATTCAAAAGCAAGTAGTTGAAGGAGAAGATtcaagaaatcaaagagaaatgaaTACACAAGAAAAAATTGCAAAGCACAAACCACCTTTAGTCTCTAGGAGAAGTGAGAACAATGTAGAGATTATTGTTTGGGATAACGGCTCTAGATAAAGTTTCATTACATAGAGAGAAATTAATTGTACGAAGTGTTGGGTTTTTGGCGTGAATCATGagagggcaattcgcaggaatgctcttattttggggtggtctttaatttttacccttcattaCAACCCTTTagtttcgggttcgaactcctgctcagttaaaaattaaaaaaaaaattgcaaggcagagtttggattcgcaaggcaaagttttgcATGAAACTCTGTCTTAAGGCAAGATTCTGCCTCTCCAATATATTTTGGATGGAACAAGAGGAGATGACACTTTAATTTGTATCGCTCCTAGCTTACCTGCAGAAGCCAATGTTGTAGTTTAGCTTAAATCCACAGTACAAACTTCCCCACTGCTTAAGATTTATAATGATCGGTGACTAATGATCAAATCGATATCTGCAACTTCTAAttaaattgacattcaaaattctgccttcaaaactctgccttagcCTGAAGGTAAATTTCTGCCTTaaagcaaaattctgccttgcgaatccaaatctCTGTTTTgtgaaattccttttttttttttactgagctggggtttaAACCCAAAAcagacgaagggcaaaaattaaagaccaccgcaAAAGAAGGTCAATCCGCACAAGAAAATGATCATGAGAAATGGAGGTTTTATTTTtggcgctttttttttttttttctcccgtGAAGTAACCATCATTTTCCCGAAAAGACATCAAGCTCACCTATTTGGTGGCTATAAATTTAAAGCCCTTATCTTAGATTTTACCGAAAATCTACAAATTTTCTCCCCtgatttatatattattttcaaACGAAAAGTAAGTGCAGTGTGATATGCTCCATCGTTTTGAGTTCGACGAAGTTTTGTAATTTGAAGTATCGCTATTACAAAATAATTTTTCGTTTATTTTGAGAGAAATTAATCCAATATCTTGGACAACAATGAGGGAATCAAATTCCTTAAGAATACATAGTGAATTCTATGGGCTCGAAAGTTTTTTCGTTTCTATTCTAAGTACTTCTACTTTTTGATTTACTGTTTTGAACACAGTTTAATAACACAAGGGGTTAATAAAACTTCATGCTTACCTTCTCTAAATGAAGTCCTAGCTAGCTTTCTAGTGGGTGAAAGTATAGGCAGTAGTCATCGGGGGGTCAGCGAGACGTAAATTTAACGGTTGGAAATAACTATTGGGTCGAGTCAATCATAAGGAGTGCTAGTTTGCATTTTATCCCACTAACTTGTCCTCCTCCTAAACtctatttataacatataaatacaccATTATGGGTATTGGAAAATAGACCCTTTTTCCACCATAATATGACGTCTAGGGTTTATCTAGAAGATGCCTAGGCTGAAGGGAACCCGTGCACTGAATCCCGACAATCCACTTGTGATTTTTTGCAGATCGTCTTCCGCTAAAGAGAAATCCGTAAGTCTCCTAGTATTTACGAACAATTACTACACTAACAATGTAAGATGTTGATCAAAAGACCTCAGTATACCACCAAATTAATAGTTGTGAATCCTTGTGAGTAAAATGGACTTAATCTAGGTGTTTGTTTGACCAAAACCGGTATAAATTCTGAGTCTTCTCTCTTTCTTGCTTATTAACTGTCTTGGTCG
Coding sequences within it:
- the LOC132603959 gene encoding signal peptidase complex-like protein DTM1; translated protein: MNNVDKNFQLSVACLAIVIVFIGLYTQSLQKMVVTYFIGILGIMGVLSPDWESFDQSVSQWCNPLKVDNLTFESDTSTRFRFYPVRVAIFTIVYGFVLYKWWMFISSE